The Pyrenophora tritici-repentis strain M4 chromosome 3, whole genome shotgun sequence genome has a window encoding:
- a CDS encoding glutamate carboxypeptidase 2, with amino-acid sequence MADERTPLIQRVDVRPHRDRYPHHRLRFFCTTLLSATIIAGGFAAVYIFSFAPSSQEQASPISRFSLPSSLSTLQIPEGWARKTALDFDLLQSTLLETPNAAKAEEWSKYYTSGPHLAGKNLSQALWTRERWQEWGVASDIVDYEVYINYPKGHRLALMQSSGNSDGQEKNGVQWAIKYEARLEEDVLDEDKSSQLADRVPTFHGYSASGNVTAPYVFVNYGTYRDFEELQTADVTLKGKIALAKYGGVFRGLKVKRAQELGMVGVVMYSDPGDDGEVTEKNGMATYPDGPAREPSSVQRGSVQFLSFAPGDPTTPGYPSKPGCPRQPVDHAMPHIPSLPISYLDALPLLRALNGHGPKASSFDKHWHGGGLDYKGVDYNIGPSPDDLVLNLVNEQEYVTTPLWNVIGIINGTLADEVVVLGNHRDAWIAGGAGDPNSGSAALNEVIRSFGVAMQAGWKPMRTIVFASWDGEEYGLVGSTEWVEEYLPWLSASTVAYLNVDVGSVGAAFKLSAAPLLSRVVEETVKIVPSPNQTLPGQSVYDTWDKQIETMGSGSDFTAFQDFAGISSIDMGFGGDSKSAVYHYHSNYDSFDWMKNYGDANFEYHATIAKVWALLAAKLIETPVLQLNATDYALGLQNYVQAVKHSARTSPVNKDLSIWQPLDVAVSHFISASAAHEDNAASLTEQFANIGDIPWWQPWKRVQLYLAIRAINTKYKYLERKFLFPEGLDGRSWFKHVVFAPGKWTGYAGATFPGIVEAFEEGDEAAAKRWVSIVSRAIDGAADWLEE; translated from the exons ATGGCCGACGAAAGAACGCCGCTGATCCAGCGCGTCGACGTGAGACCTCATCGCGACCGTTATCCACATCATCGCCTGCGGTTCTTTTGCACCACACTCTTGAGCGCAACGATAATTGCCGGTGGATTTGCTGCAGTCTACATCTTCAGTTTTGCGCCATCAAGTCAAGAACAAGCATCTCCCATATCGCGGTTCTCCCTACCGTCGTCCTTGTCTACATTACAGATACCGGAAGGATGGGCGCGCAAGACAGCCCTAGATTTCGACCTTTTACAGAGTACCCTCCTTGAGACACCCAACGCAGCAAAGGCAGAAGAATGGAGCAAGTACTACACCAGTGGGCCGCATCTTGCGGGAAAGAATCTCAGCCAGGCGCTGTGGACCAGGGAACGATGGCAAGAATGGGGCGTCGCAAGCGACATTGTCGATTATGAAGTGTACATCAACTACCCCAAAGGCCATCGACTAGCTTTGATGCAGTCATCTGGAAATAGCGATGGACAGGAGAAGAACGGCGTTCAATGGGCGATCAAGTACGAAGCGCGACTGGAAGAAGACGTGCTGGACGAAGATAAGTCCAGCCAACTTGCAGACCGCGTGCCTACTTTCCACGGATACAGCGCTTCAGGCAATGTCACAGCACCATACGTCTTCGTCAACTATGGAACATACAGGGACTTTGAAGAACTCCAGACTGCCGATGTCACCCTCAAGGGCAAGATAGCATTGGCCAAGTATGGTGGTGTATTCCGTGGTCTAAAGGTCAAGCGCGCTCAAGAGCTGGGCATGGTTGGTGTAGTAATGTACTCAGACCCTGGTGATGATGGCGAAGTCACCGAGAAGAATGGAATGGCGACATATCCCGATGGACCAGCCAGAGAGCCTAGCAGTGTCCAGCGAGGCAGCGTTCAGTTCTTGA GCTTCGCGCCAGGTGATCCAACAACACCAGGATATCCTTCGAAACCCGGCTGCCCTCGTCAACCCGTTGACCACGCCATGCCCCACATCCCTTCGTTACCCATATCCTACCTTGACGCCCTTCCTCTCCTCCGGGCACTCAATGGCCACGGCCCGAAAGCATCTTCTTTCGATAAACACTGGCATGGTGGTGGCTTGGACTACAAGGGTGTGGATTACAATATCGGACCGTCACCAGACGATCTTGTCCTGAACCTGGTCAATGAACAAGAATATGTCACCACGCCATTATGGAACGTGATAGGAATCATCAACGGTACCCTCGCGGATGAGGTAGTTGTTTTGGGTAACCACAGAGACGCCTGGATCGCTGGTGGTGCCGGCGATCCCAATAGCGGCTCTGCAGCGCTTAATGAGGTTATCCGAAGTTTCGGTGTTGCTATGCAGGCGGGTTGGAAGCCCATGAGAACGATTGTTTTCGCGAGCTGGGACGGCGAAGAGTATGGCCTGGTTGGAAGCACCGAGTGGGTCGAGGAATACTTACCTTGGCTTTCTGCATCCACTGTTGCATATTTGAATGTCGATGTTGGCTCAGTCGGGGCGGCTTTCAAGCTCTCGGCCGCACCGTTGTTAAGTAGGGTAGTCGAGGAAACCG TCAAAATAGTCCCGTCCCCCAACCAAACCTTACCCGGACAATCAGTGTACGATACATGGGACAAGCAAATCGAAACCATGGGCTCTGGCAGCGACTTCACTGCCTTCCAAGACTTTGCCGGCATCTCATCCATCGACATGGGCTTCGGTGGTGACTCCAAGTCCGCGGTGTACCACTACCACAGCAACTATGATTCTTTCGACTGGATGAAGAACTACGGCGATGCGAATTTTGAATACCACGCTACCATAGCCAAGGTCTGGGCTCTTCTCGCCGCAAAGCTCATCGAGACACCTGTTTTGCAGCTCAACGCTACAGACTATGCGCTTGGCCTCCAAAACTACGTGCAGGCTGTCAAGCATAGCGCTCGCACCAGTCCCGTAAACAAAGACCTTTCCATCTGGCAACCCCTGGACGTAGCAGTATCCCACTTCATCTCTGCATCCGCCGCACACGAAGACAATGCAGCCTCTCTTACCGAGCAATTCGCCAACATTGGCGACATACCTTGGTGGCAGCCTTGGAAGAGAGTCCAACTTTACCTCGCCATCCGCGCCATCAACACAAAGTACAAGTACCTCGAGCGCAAATTCTTGTTCCCTGAGGGCCTGGATGGAAGGTCATGGTTCAAGCATGTCGTCTTCGCTCCTGGAAAGTGGACTGGATATGCCGGCGCCACCTTCCCTGGCATCGTCGAAGCCTTCGAGGAGGGCGATGAAGCAGCAGCTAAGAGATGGGTGTCGATAGTCAGCAGGGCCATTGACGGTGCTGCAGACTGGTTGGAAGAGTAA